The Zingiber officinale cultivar Zhangliang chromosome 9A, Zo_v1.1, whole genome shotgun sequence genome window below encodes:
- the LOC122019541 gene encoding uncharacterized protein LOC122019541 translates to MTSSSSSTDAHVKLRSSFSQSSSSLHALLLSSLNLLLLVLASASFAPLFLLRTSPTSFGWTLFAVSFSTALSALLSLLSSHLTRPCFAAHLLLVLAASVGQALGFLTLLLRPGPSLRLLGSARGARDQRALARVEAALLLGMFLMQSLALVTACTLRQRWVRQFEEMEADREAAAGRRSRRMARVQEEAIANAAAAARELEEKLRNKKGQWVKNDLEGRKISPVDF, encoded by the coding sequence atgacttcttcttcttcttctactgacGCTCATGTGAAGCTTAGGAGCTCATTTTCGCAGTCTTCGTCTTCTCTCCACgccctcctcctctcctctctcaaCCTGCTCCTCCTCGTTCTCGCCTCCGCCTCCTTCGCCCCTCTTTTTCTCCTCCGCACCTCCCCCACCTCCTTTGGTTGGACCCTCTTTGCCGTCTCCTTCTCCACTGCTCTCTCCGCCCTCCTCAGCCTCCTCTCCTCCCACCTCACCCGCCCCTGCTTCGCCGCccacctccttctcgtcctcgCTGCATCCGTCGGCCAGGCTCTAGGCTTCCTCACGCTCCTCCTTCGGCCCGGGCCCAGCCTGCGCTTGCTAGGTTCAGCCCGTGGCGCGCGGGATCAGCGGGCGCTGGCCCGGGTGGAGGCGGCACTGTTGTTGGGGATGTTCCTGATGCAGTCGCTAGCGCTGGTCACGGCCTGCACACTGCGACAGCGTTGGGTGCGGCAGTTCGAGGAGATGGAGGCCGATAGGGAGGCGGCGGCAGGGAGGAGGAGCCGGCGGATGGCGCGGGTGCAGGAGGAAGCCATCGCCAACGCGGCGGCCGCGGCCAGGGAGCTCGAAGAgaagttgaggaacaagaagGGGCAGTGGGTGAAGAATGATCTGGAAGGCAGGAAGATCTCTCCCGTTGATTTCTAA
- the LOC122020929 gene encoding uncharacterized protein LOC122020929 isoform X2: MTAVAAPLSGLRRSSPFHTQDRRKPCKICVFAVMKDGSVASSDAEEDEGNSGSFHRSPEFPQLKMSSNQSSLAPKILKIDASCDGSNFRFDRPQPSDEEGNWKHKRAFGRFIAREALLNEELWAAAWIRAECHWENSSDVRSLDIYKRQFANKEFDAIKKRCSAQQAEKCICIVAVKKDDKNSKRTALSSIIGTLDLSIRQLLVGETFPLERIKEPASCSIYRANQPKYAYISDLCVSKYYRRKGIATNMLLLANEAATTYGIKQIFVQVYRDNTGAQKLYDQIGFRVVPEADGRLVAENKHLLSLQI, from the exons ATGACAGCAGTGGCCGCTCCACTCTCGGGTCTCCGGCGATCGTCACCATTCCACACCCAAGATCGACGCAAGCCCTGCAAGATATGCGTCTTTGCGGTTAT GAAAGATGGATCTGTGGCATCCTCCGATGCTGAGGAAGACGAGGGTAATTCCGGCAGCTTCCATAGGTCCCCAGAGTTTCCGCAGCTCAAGATGTCTTCTAATCAATCTAGTCTGGCGCCGAAGATTCTTAAAATCGACGCTTCATGCGACGGATCGAACTTTCGGTTTGACCGTCCGCAGCCTTCGGATGAAGAAGGAAACTGGAAGCATAAGAGAGCATTCGGAAGATTTATTGCAAGGGAGGCCCTTCTGAACGAAGAACTATGG GCGGCAGCATGGATAAGGGCCGAATGTCATTGGGAGAACTCTTCAGATGTTCG CTCTCTTGATATCTATAAAAGACAATTTGCAAATAAG GAGTTTGATGCGATAAAGAAGAGGTGCAGCGCACAACAAGCTGAGAAATGCATTTGCATTGTTGCG GTAAAGAAGGATGATAAGAATTCTAAGCGCACTGCACTGAGCAGCATTATTGGGACTCTGGATTTAAGCATACGACAACTGTTGGTTGGAGAAACATTCCCTCTA GAGCGCATAAAAGAACCTGCATCCTGCAGTATCTACCGAGCAAATCAACCAAAATATGCCTACATTTCTGATTTATGTGTTTCCAAGTATTATCGCCGCAAAGGCATTGCAACAAACATGCTACTTTTAGCTAATGAGGCAGCCACAACATATG GTATCAAGCAGATATTTGTGCAAGTGTACAGAGATAACACGGGGGCTCAAAAGCTTTACGATCAGATAGGATTTCGG GTTGTCCCAGAGGCTGACGGTCGTTTAGTAGCAGAAAACAAACATTTGCTGAGTTTACAGATCTGA
- the LOC122020929 gene encoding uncharacterized protein LOC122020929 isoform X3: MRLCGYVSGLFLSIRKDGSVASSDAEEDEGNSGSFHRSPEFPQLKMSSNQSSLAPKILKIDASCDGSNFRFDRPQPSDEEGNWKHKRAFGRFIAREALLNEELWAAAWIRAECHWENSSDVRSLDIYKRQFANKEFDAIKKRCSAQQAEKCICIVAQVKKDDKNSKRTALSSIIGTLDLSIRQLLVGETFPLERIKEPASCSIYRANQPKYAYISDLCVSKYYRRKGIATNMLLLANEAATTYGIKQIFVQVYRDNTGAQKLYDQIGFRVVPEADGRLVAENKHLLSLQI; the protein is encoded by the exons ATGCGTCTTTGCGGTTATGTGAGTGGATTATTCTTATCAATACG GAAAGATGGATCTGTGGCATCCTCCGATGCTGAGGAAGACGAGGGTAATTCCGGCAGCTTCCATAGGTCCCCAGAGTTTCCGCAGCTCAAGATGTCTTCTAATCAATCTAGTCTGGCGCCGAAGATTCTTAAAATCGACGCTTCATGCGACGGATCGAACTTTCGGTTTGACCGTCCGCAGCCTTCGGATGAAGAAGGAAACTGGAAGCATAAGAGAGCATTCGGAAGATTTATTGCAAGGGAGGCCCTTCTGAACGAAGAACTATGG GCGGCAGCATGGATAAGGGCCGAATGTCATTGGGAGAACTCTTCAGATGTTCG CTCTCTTGATATCTATAAAAGACAATTTGCAAATAAG GAGTTTGATGCGATAAAGAAGAGGTGCAGCGCACAACAAGCTGAGAAATGCATTTGCATTGTTGCG CAGGTAAAGAAGGATGATAAGAATTCTAAGCGCACTGCACTGAGCAGCATTATTGGGACTCTGGATTTAAGCATACGACAACTGTTGGTTGGAGAAACATTCCCTCTA GAGCGCATAAAAGAACCTGCATCCTGCAGTATCTACCGAGCAAATCAACCAAAATATGCCTACATTTCTGATTTATGTGTTTCCAAGTATTATCGCCGCAAAGGCATTGCAACAAACATGCTACTTTTAGCTAATGAGGCAGCCACAACATATG GTATCAAGCAGATATTTGTGCAAGTGTACAGAGATAACACGGGGGCTCAAAAGCTTTACGATCAGATAGGATTTCGG GTTGTCCCAGAGGCTGACGGTCGTTTAGTAGCAGAAAACAAACATTTGCTGAGTTTACAGATCTGA
- the LOC122020929 gene encoding uncharacterized protein LOC122020929 isoform X1, which translates to MTAVAAPLSGLRRSSPFHTQDRRKPCKICVFAVMKDGSVASSDAEEDEGNSGSFHRSPEFPQLKMSSNQSSLAPKILKIDASCDGSNFRFDRPQPSDEEGNWKHKRAFGRFIAREALLNEELWAAAWIRAECHWENSSDVRSLDIYKRQFANKEFDAIKKRCSAQQAEKCICIVAQVKKDDKNSKRTALSSIIGTLDLSIRQLLVGETFPLERIKEPASCSIYRANQPKYAYISDLCVSKYYRRKGIATNMLLLANEAATTYGIKQIFVQVYRDNTGAQKLYDQIGFRVVPEADGRLVAENKHLLSLQI; encoded by the exons ATGACAGCAGTGGCCGCTCCACTCTCGGGTCTCCGGCGATCGTCACCATTCCACACCCAAGATCGACGCAAGCCCTGCAAGATATGCGTCTTTGCGGTTAT GAAAGATGGATCTGTGGCATCCTCCGATGCTGAGGAAGACGAGGGTAATTCCGGCAGCTTCCATAGGTCCCCAGAGTTTCCGCAGCTCAAGATGTCTTCTAATCAATCTAGTCTGGCGCCGAAGATTCTTAAAATCGACGCTTCATGCGACGGATCGAACTTTCGGTTTGACCGTCCGCAGCCTTCGGATGAAGAAGGAAACTGGAAGCATAAGAGAGCATTCGGAAGATTTATTGCAAGGGAGGCCCTTCTGAACGAAGAACTATGG GCGGCAGCATGGATAAGGGCCGAATGTCATTGGGAGAACTCTTCAGATGTTCG CTCTCTTGATATCTATAAAAGACAATTTGCAAATAAG GAGTTTGATGCGATAAAGAAGAGGTGCAGCGCACAACAAGCTGAGAAATGCATTTGCATTGTTGCG CAGGTAAAGAAGGATGATAAGAATTCTAAGCGCACTGCACTGAGCAGCATTATTGGGACTCTGGATTTAAGCATACGACAACTGTTGGTTGGAGAAACATTCCCTCTA GAGCGCATAAAAGAACCTGCATCCTGCAGTATCTACCGAGCAAATCAACCAAAATATGCCTACATTTCTGATTTATGTGTTTCCAAGTATTATCGCCGCAAAGGCATTGCAACAAACATGCTACTTTTAGCTAATGAGGCAGCCACAACATATG GTATCAAGCAGATATTTGTGCAAGTGTACAGAGATAACACGGGGGCTCAAAAGCTTTACGATCAGATAGGATTTCGG GTTGTCCCAGAGGCTGACGGTCGTTTAGTAGCAGAAAACAAACATTTGCTGAGTTTACAGATCTGA
- the LOC122020931 gene encoding stress-response A/B barrel domain-containing protein UP3-like, which translates to MACLKTFPYLHRSRSLIGFGSLFCSPRLSCSPHRRLFATPSSASSSSSLLNSAGMAAVSIVEHVVLFKVRDSTELSKIDAMMSGLQSLASLDVVTHLTAGPILRHRSEAASAAGFTHLLHCRYRSKDDLATYSGHPSHVAVVKELVLPISDDIMAVDWVVDLDGPVLPPPGSAMRLTLAKPKEGAAAELIETLGKVKVSAPAAVTQVSFGENFSPARAKGYGVGLLTFFRSLEALDAMDAGQKDLVDSVKEKVRPLLESFIVLDFVLPPPTAANL; encoded by the coding sequence ATGGCGTGTCTGAAAACCTTCCCTTATCTTCACCGCTCTCGCTCTCTCATCGGCTTTGGATCCCTCTTTTGTTCACCTCGCCTCTCGTGCTCACCCCATCGCCGGCTCTTCGCCACGCCATCCtccgcctcctcctcttcctccttgctCAACAGCGCTGGCATGGCTGCCGTCTCCATCGTCGAGCATGTGGTCCTCTTCAAGGTCCGAGACTCCACTGAACTGTCCAAGATCGACGCCATGATGTCCGGTCTGCAATCCTTGGCCTCTCTCGATGTCGTGACCCACCTCACCGCTGGTCCCATCCTCCGCCACCGATCCGAAGCCGCCTCCGCCGCCGGGTTCACCCACTTGCTCCACTGCCGCTACCGATCCAAAGACGACCTAGCGACCTACTCCGGCCACCCTTCCCACGTGGCCGTCGTCAAGGAACTCGTCCTCCCCATCAGCGATGACATCATGGCTGTTGATTGGGTCGTCGATCTCGATGGCCCGGTGCTGCCGCCGCCAGGGTCGGCGATGCGGCTCACCCTCGCGAAGCCGAAGGAGGGTGCTGCAGCGGAACTCATTGAGACGCTAGGGAAGGTCAAGGTCTCGGCTCCAGCTGCGGTCACGCAGGTGAGTTTCGGGGAAAACTTCTCGCCGGCAAGGGCCAAGGGGTACGGCGTGGGCCTTCTGACGTTCTTTCGTAGTCTAGAGGCGCTCGACGCGATGGATGCAGGACAGAAGGACTTGGTAGATTCGGTGAAGGAGAAGGTCAGGCCGCTCCTGGAGAGCTTCATTGTGCTTGATTTTGTGCTTCCGCCTCCAACTGCGGCTAACCTTTGA
- the LOC122020929 gene encoding uncharacterized protein LOC122020929 isoform X4: MSSNQSSLAPKILKIDASCDGSNFRFDRPQPSDEEGNWKHKRAFGRFIAREALLNEELWAAAWIRAECHWENSSDVRSLDIYKRQFANKEFDAIKKRCSAQQAEKCICIVAQVKKDDKNSKRTALSSIIGTLDLSIRQLLVGETFPLERIKEPASCSIYRANQPKYAYISDLCVSKYYRRKGIATNMLLLANEAATTYGIKQIFVQVYRDNTGAQKLYDQIGFRVVPEADGRLVAENKHLLSLQI; the protein is encoded by the exons ATGTCTTCTAATCAATCTAGTCTGGCGCCGAAGATTCTTAAAATCGACGCTTCATGCGACGGATCGAACTTTCGGTTTGACCGTCCGCAGCCTTCGGATGAAGAAGGAAACTGGAAGCATAAGAGAGCATTCGGAAGATTTATTGCAAGGGAGGCCCTTCTGAACGAAGAACTATGG GCGGCAGCATGGATAAGGGCCGAATGTCATTGGGAGAACTCTTCAGATGTTCG CTCTCTTGATATCTATAAAAGACAATTTGCAAATAAG GAGTTTGATGCGATAAAGAAGAGGTGCAGCGCACAACAAGCTGAGAAATGCATTTGCATTGTTGCG CAGGTAAAGAAGGATGATAAGAATTCTAAGCGCACTGCACTGAGCAGCATTATTGGGACTCTGGATTTAAGCATACGACAACTGTTGGTTGGAGAAACATTCCCTCTA GAGCGCATAAAAGAACCTGCATCCTGCAGTATCTACCGAGCAAATCAACCAAAATATGCCTACATTTCTGATTTATGTGTTTCCAAGTATTATCGCCGCAAAGGCATTGCAACAAACATGCTACTTTTAGCTAATGAGGCAGCCACAACATATG GTATCAAGCAGATATTTGTGCAAGTGTACAGAGATAACACGGGGGCTCAAAAGCTTTACGATCAGATAGGATTTCGG GTTGTCCCAGAGGCTGACGGTCGTTTAGTAGCAGAAAACAAACATTTGCTGAGTTTACAGATCTGA